One region of Scophthalmus maximus strain ysfricsl-2021 chromosome 13, ASM2237912v1, whole genome shotgun sequence genomic DNA includes:
- the hsd11b1la gene encoding hydroxysteroid 11-beta-dehydrogenase 1-like protein, translating into MGHFTKILLASICVGLVAVRWTAPTFDAESLSGARVLVTGASTGIGEQIAYHYARFGARIVITARREKVLQQVAEKCMSLGAQEALYVAADMGNELDPDKVVDFALEKLGGLDYMVLNHIGPSPFSMWNGDVEHVRWLMKVNFFSYIQMAWKSLESLERSKGSLVIVSSLLGKMTSPFVAPYTSTKSALNGFFGSLHHELSMKKSNVSITLCTLGLIDTEAAMEKVREITSVPAYPASEAALNIVTAGAMRQAEVFYPWTTYVVTISKDWFPSLTDYIIQNTYKYNP; encoded by the exons ATGGGACATTTCACAAAAATCCTTTTAGCAAGTATCTGCGTCGGTCTCGTAGCCGTCAGGTGGACTGCACCCACGTTTGATGCAG AATCTCTCAGTGGTGCCAGGGTACTGGTGACTGGGGCCAGTACTGGCATTGGTGAACAAATAGCATATCATTATGCTCGATTTGGAGCCCGGATAGTTATCACAGCAAGGAGGGAAAAAGTATTACAGCAG GTTGCAGAGAAGTGCATGAGTCTGGGAGCCCAAGAAGCGCTTTACGTAGCAGCAGACATGGGCAATGAGCTCGATCCTGACAAAGTGGTCGATTTTGCACTGGAAAAGCTTGGAGGCTTGGATTACATGGTTCTCAACCACATTGGCCCGAGCCCCTTCAGCATGTGGAACGGAGATGTGGAACACGTCAGGTGGCTGATGAAG GTTAATTTCTTCAGCTATATTCAGATGGCTTGGAAATCTTTGGAGTCCCTTGAGAGAAGTAAAGGATCACTGGTGATTGTTTCATCACTTTTAG GTAAAATGACAAGTCCCTTTGTGGCGCCATATACATCGACAAAATCAGCCTTGAACGGTTTCTTTGGGTCCCTTCACCATGAGCTATCGATGAAGAAGAGCAATGTGTCCATCACTTTATGTACCCTGGGGCTCATTGATACTGAAGCAGCTATGGAGAAAGTCAG GGAAATCACATCCGTACCGGCGTACCCCGCCTCAGAGGCAGCCTTGAACATCGTCACTGCAGGAGCTATGAGACAGGCAGAGGTCTTCTACCCTTGGACCACCTATGTTGTGACTATAAGCAAAGACTGGTTCCCTTCTCTCACAGACTATATCATCCAGAACACCTACAAATATAatccatga
- the micos13 gene encoding MICOS complex subunit MIC13: MAARILPVVKLATKVTIAGGALYVACDSGLLGSSEQGSEALEKAKAAIPPAIQEWMKYFGLETQLPNIPKIEFSPVQAWNSGVRSSISTLSEAPTKATEYSNQGLQYLKDLTK; the protein is encoded by the exons ATGGCGGCAAGGATTTTACCTGTAGTGAA GCTGGCTACCAAGGTGACCATTGCAGGAGGAGCCCTGTATGTTGCCTGTGACTCTGGTTTGTTGGGGAGCAGTGAGCAGGGCTCAGAGGCCCTGGAGAAGGCCAAGGCTGCAATCCCCCCCGCCATACAGGAATGGATGAAGTACTTTGGCCTGGAG ACTCAGCTTCCAAACATACCGAAGATTGAATTCTCTCCAGTTCAGGCGTGGAACTCTG GAGTGCGGTCGTCAATTTCAACCCTTTCAGAGGCTCCAACGAAGGCAACTGAATACTCAAATCAGGGTTTGCAGTACCTGAAAGACCTCACCAAGTGA
- the LOC118318335 gene encoding spindlin-1, translating to MSKKRGRKRSSGELSDTASPDPNCILGVRIQHNWREKGNQSKWKGTVLDRLSVNPSLFMVKYDGFDCVYGIELFKDERVSNLQVLSEKVVNNKIKIPPGAEELVGKAVEHLFEKEDGEKNEWRGMVLSTAPIMTNWYYITYEKDPVLYMYQLWDDYADGDLRILPEAENKHLLPADRKPGEETESLVGKQVEYVTDKGVKRTGLVIYQVPAKPSVYYIKYDDDFHIHVYDLVKTT from the exons ATGTCCAAGAAAAGGGGCAG AAAACGGAGCAGCGGAGAACTGAGTGACACAGCAAGCCCTGACCCCAATTGCATTCTGGGAGTCCGCATTCAACATAACTGGCGTGAGAAGGGAAACCAGAGCAAATGGAAGGGAACAGTCCTAGACAGGCTCAGCGTGAACCCGTCTCTGTTCATGGTGAAGTATGACGGCTTCGATTGCGTCTATGGCATCGAGCTGTTCAAGGATGAGAGAGTGTCCAACTTGCAAGTCCTCTCAGAAAAAGTTG taaacaacaaaaTCAAGATACCGCCAGGTGCAGAGGAGCTGGTGGGCAAAGCTGTTGAGCATCTGTTTGaaaaggaggatggagagaagaatgaGTGGAGAGGCATGGTCCTCTCCACAGCTCCAATCATGACCAATTGGTATTATATCACCTATGAGAAGGACCCCGTTCTTTATATGTATCAGCTGTGGGATGACTACGCTGATGGAGACCTCAGGATTCTGCCTGAAGCAG AAAACAAGCACTTGCTGCCCGCAGACAGGAAGCCCGGAGAGGAGACCGAGAGTCTGGTGGGGAAACAAGTGGAGTATGTAACTGACAAGGGTGTGAAGAGAACTGGCCTGGTCATCTACCAGGTCCCAGCCAAGCCCTCCGTCTACTATATAAAATACGATGATGACTTTCATATCCATGTGTATGACCTGGTCAAAACCACCTAG